One window of Aspergillus oryzae RIB40 DNA, chromosome 3 genomic DNA carries:
- the cprA gene encoding NADPH--hemoprotein reductase cprA (NADP/FAD dependent oxidoreductase) → MAQLDTLDLVVLVALLVGSVAYFTKGTYWAVAKDPYASSGPAMNGAAKAGKTRDILEKMEETGKNCVIFYGSQTGTAEDYASRLAKEGSQRFGLKTMVADLEDYDYENLDKFPEDKVAFFVLATYGEGEPTDNAVEFYQFITGEDVAFESGASAEEKPLSALKYVTFGLGNNTYEHYNAMVRNLDAALQKLGAQRIGSAGEGDDGAGTMEEDFLAWKEPMWTALSEAMGLQEREAVYEPVFNVTEDESKSAEDETVYLGEPTKGHLEGQPKGPFSAHNPFIAPIVESRELFTVKDRNCLHMEISIAGSNLTYQTGDHIAVWPTNAGAEVDRFLQVFGLEEKRHSVINIKGIDVTAKVPIPTPTTYDAAVRYYMEVCAPVSRQFVSSLAAFAPDEATKTEIQRLGSDKDYFHEKITNQCFNIAQALQSITSKPFSAVPFSLLIEGLNKLQPRYYSISSSSLVQKDKISITAVVESVRLPGASHLVKGVTTNYLLALKQKQNGEPSPDPHGLTYAITGPRNKYDGIHVPVHVRHSNFKLPSDPSRPIIMVGPGTGVAPFRGFIQERAALAAKGEKVGTTVLFFGCRNRNEDFLYQDEFKAYEEQLGDSLKIITAFSRETSQKVYVQHRLREQAELVSDLLKQKATFYVCGDAANMAREVNLVLGQIIAQQRGLPAEKGEEMVKHMRSSGSYQEDVWS, encoded by the exons ATGGCGCAACTCGACACTCTCGATTTGGTTGTCCTGGTGGCGCTTTTGGTGGGTAGCGTTGCCTACTTCACCAAAGGCACCTACTGGGCTGTCGCCAAAGATCCTTATGCCTCTTCCGGTCCAGCGATGAATGGCGCCGCCAAGGCAGGAAAGACTAGAGATATCTtggagaaaatggaagaaacTGGCAAGAATTGCGTCATTTTCTACGGTTCCCAGACTGGAACTGCAGAGGACTACGCCTCGAGATTGGCCAAGGAAGGATCTCAGAGATTCGGTCTCAAAACTATGGTTGCTGATTTGGAAGATTACGACTACGAAAACTTGGACAAATTCCCCGAAGACAAGGTCgccttttttgttctcgCGACTTATGGCGAGGGCGAGCCTACGGATAATGCTGTCGAGTTTTACCAGTTCATCAccggtgaagatgttgctTTTGAAAGTGGCGCGTCCGCTGAAGAGAAGCCGCTGTCCGCTCTCAAGTATGTCACCTTCGGCCTCGGTAACAATACCTATGAGCACTACAACGCCATGGTTCGCAATCTCGACGCCGCTCTGCAAAAGCTTGGTGCTCAACGTATTGGATCTGCTGGTGAAGGTGATGACGGCGCTGGCACGATGGAAGAAGACTTCTTGGCTTGGAAGGAACCTATGTGGACCGCGCTTTCCGAGGCGATGGGTCTCCAGGAGCGCGAGGCCGTTTATGAGCCGGTGTTCAATGTCACAGAAGATGAGTCTAAGAGCGCCGAAGACGAGACGGTCTATCTCGGCGAGCCAACTAAGGGTCATCTCGAAGGTCAACCCAAGGGCCCATTCTCGGCCCACAACCCGTTCATTGCGCCTATTGTCGAGTCTCGTGAGCTATTCACTGTAAAGGATCGTAACTGTCTGCACATGGAAATTAGCATCGCCGGAAGCAACCTCACCTATCAAACCGGTGACCACATTGCTGTTTGGCCGACAAATGCTGGTGCTGAGGTAGATCGGTTCCTGCAGGTTTTTGGACTTGAGGAGAAGCGCCATTCAGTTATTAACATCAAGGGCATTGATGTGACTGCTAAGGTTCCGATCCCGACCCCTACCACCTATGATGCCGCTGTTCGTTACTACATGGAAGTCTGTGCCCCTGTTTCCCGGCAGTTTGTCTCGAGtctggctgcttttgctcCCGATGAGGCGACCAAGACAGAAATTCAGCGTTTGGGCAGCGACAAGGATTACTTCCACGAGAAGATCACCAACCAATGCTTCAATATTGCCCAGGCTCTCCAAAGCATCACGTCCAAGCCTTTCTCTGCCGTTCCGTTCTCATTGCTCATCGAAGGCCTCAATAAGCTCCAGCCTCGTTATTATTCCATCTCGTCATCTTCCCTCGTCCAGAAGGATAAGATCAGTATCACCGCCGTTGTGGAATCCGTCCGTTTGCCTGGTGCCTCCCACCTTGTCAAGGGTGTGACCACGAATTACCTCCTTGCGCTCAAGCAAAAGCAGAATGGTGAACCTTCTCCTGACCCTCACGGCTTGACGTACGCTATCACTGGTCCGCGCAACAAGTATGATGGCATTCACGTTCCTGTTCACGTCCGCCACTCGAATTTCAAACTGCCATCCGATCCCTCGAGACCCATTATCATGGTTGGACCTGGTACCGGTGTCGCACCTTTCCGTGGCTTCATCCAAGAACGAGCCGCCTTGGCGGCTAAAGGCGAGAAAGTCGGCACAActgttttgttctttgggTGCCGTAATCGCAATGAGGATTTCTTGTATCAGGACGAATTCAAG GCTTATGAGGAGCAACTTGGTGATTCATTGAAGATCATCACTGCATTTTCCCGCGAGACTTCTCAAAAGGTTTATGTCCAACATCGGTTGCGCGAACAAGCTGAGCTGGTCAGCGACCTTCTGAAGCAGAAAGCCACATTCTACGTTTGTGGAGATGCCGCCAACATGGCGCGTGAGGTCAATCTGGTGCTTGGCCAGATTATTGCCCAACAGCGTGGTCTTCCCGCCGAGAAGGGCGAGGAGATGGTCAAGCATATGCGCAGCAGTGGAAGCTACCAGGAGGATGTCTGGTCATGA
- a CDS encoding DDB1/RSE1 family protein (damage-specific DNA binding complex, subunit DDB1) → MAYVVPIHKASSVRHALKLQFLNPEEESLVVAKANRLEIYTLTPDGLNLAASCTLYAKVSMLARLPAPAHSPTDHLFVGTDRYTYCTLSWDSAQNRIRTERNYVDIADPSSRESQTGNRCLIDPSGRFMTLEVYEGLVAVVPIVQLPARKRGRAPAVPTGPDAPKVGELGELTTARIDELFVRSSAFLHVQSGLPRLALLYEDNQKKVRLMVRELNYTSATASTSADATLTHIADFAQELDLGASHLIPVPAPLGGLLILGETSIKYVDDDNNEIISRPLDEATIFVAWEGVDSQRWLLADDYGRLFFLMLVLDSDNQVQGWKLDHLGNTSRASALVYLGGGIVFVGSHQGDSQVLRIGNGSFEIIQALSNIAPILDFTIMDLGNRTSESQTHEFSSGQARIVTGSGAFDDGTLRSVRSGVGMEELGVLGDMEHITDLWGLQVQAGGDTLDTLLVTFIDETRVFHFSPDGEVEELDHFLGLSLSENTLLAANLPRGRILQVTEQRVLIADLEGGMVVYEWTPPNELVITAASANDDSLVLVIGGELMTVLDIGTEAQVITEKKFGADSQVSGVTVPASPTEVCVVGFPQLAKVSVLRLRDLTEVHTTSLGPAGEAFPRSVLVADVLADSPPTLFISMADGSVITYSFKTDDYSLSHMNKLILGSEQPTFKKLPRGDGLYNVFATCENPSLIYGSEGRIIYSAVNSEGASRVCHFNSEAYPGSIAVATLHELKIALVDRERTTQIQTLQIGATVRRVAYSPSEKAFGIGTIERKLADGAEIVTSRFMLADEVLFRQLDSFELRPEEIVESVIRAEFPAGKDENGREMTKDRFVVGTAYLDDEGEESIRGRILMFEIDNGRKLTKVAELPVKGACRALAMLGDKIVAALVKTIVMYKVVNNNFGTMKLEKLASFRTSTAPVDVTVVGNVIVVSDLMKSVCLLEFKEGENGLPDSLTEVARHFQTVWATGVACIDKDTFLESDAEGNLIVLRRNLAGVEEDDRRRLEVTSEISLGEMVNRIRPVNIQQLASVTVTPRAFLGTVEGSIYLFAIINPEHQDFLMRLQATMAGKVESLGEMPFNEFRGFRSMVREATEPYRFVDGELIEQFLNCEPELQEEIVNSVGMMNVHEVKVMIEALRRLH, encoded by the exons ATGGCTTATGTCGTACCAATACATAAGGCGAGCAGCGTGCGTCATGCGCTCAAGCTGCAGTTTCTGAACCCAGAGGAGGAATCCTTGGTTGTTGC GAAGGCCAATCGACTGGAAATTTACACGCTTACACCCGATGGGTTGAATCTCGCTGCGTCGTGTACTCTCTACGCTAAAGTGTCGATGCTGGCTCGGCTTCCTGCCCCTGCCCATTCACCCACCGATCACCTTTTTGTTGGCACAGACCGGTACACATACTGCACTCTATCATGGGACAGTGCCCAGAATCGGATACGAACGGAAAGAAACTATGTCGACATTGCTGACCCGTCGTCGCGAGAATCGCAAACTGGTAACCGATGTTTGATTGACCCGAGTGGTCGGTTCATGACGCTGGAGGTCTATGAGGGCTTGGTCGCTGTGGTACCAATCGTGCAGTTGCCTGCCcggaaaagaggaagggcCCCAGCTGTTCCTACTGGGCCTGATGCGCCGAAAGTCGGCGAGCTCGGAGAGCTGACAACAGCGAGGATTGATGAGCTCTTTGTACGCTCCTCTGCGTTCCTACATGTGCAGTCCGGATTGCCGCGCCTAGCATTACTTTACGAAGATAACCAGAAAAAGGTTAGATTGATGGTTAGAGAGTTGAATTACACCTCTGCTACGGCGAGCACCAGTGCGGACGCTACATTAACGCACATAGCCGACTTTGCACAAGAGCTAGATCTTGGAGCTTCTCACCTTATACCAGTGCCCGCTCCGTTAG GTGGCCTTCTCATTCTTGGCGAAACGTCTATTAAATATGTTGATGACGATAACAATGAGATAATCTCCCGGCCTCTAGATGAAGCAACCATATTTGTGGCTTGGGAAGGGGTGGATAGCCAGCGATGGTTGTTAGCCGATGATTATGGAAGGCTGTTTTTCTTAATGCTTGTTTTAGACTCGGATAACCAGGTTCAGGGTTGGAAATTAGATCATCTGGGAAACACATCACGAGCTTCTGCTTTGGTATATCTTGGCGGTGGGATTGTGTTTGTGGGATCCCATCAAGGGGATTCTCAAGTACTACGAATCGGTAATGGCTCATTTGAGATAATCCAGGCCCTGTCCAATATTGCCCCTATATTGGATTTTACCATAATGGATCTCGGGAACCGTACGAGCGAAAGCCAAACCCATGAATTCTCGTCAGGGCAGGCTCGAATTGTCACAGGCTCGGGCGCTTTCGATGACGGGACTTTGCGAAGTGTGCGCAGTGGTGTCGGAATGGAAGAGCTGGGCGTTTTGGGTGACATGGAACACATCACAGATCTATGGGGATTGCAGGTCCAAGCCGGAGGCGATACATTGGATACACTCCTTGTTACCTTTATCGATGAAACTCGTGTGTTCCATTTCAGCCCCGATGGTGAGGTAGAAGAATTGGATCACTTCCTTGGGCTGAGTCTTTCGGAGAACACACTTCTCGCAGCCAACTTGCCTAGGGGCCGAATATTGCAGGTTACCGAGCAACGGGTGCTCATCGCGGATCTGGAAGGTGGAATGGTTGTGTACGAGTGGACACCGCCGAATGAACTGGTCATCACCGCTGCCTCTGCCAATGATGATTCATTGGTGCTTGTCATTGGTGGCGAACTTATGACTGTCTTAGATATCGGGACTGAAGCTCAGGTGATAACAGAGAAGAAATTTGGCGCTGATAGCCAAGTCTCTGGTGTTACAGTTCCTGCATCGCCGACTGAAGTTTGTGTTGTTGGATTCCCTCAACTCGCCAAGGTATCAGTTCTCAGGCTTCGAGACTTAACTGAAGTGCATACTACGTCGCTGGGCCcagctggagaagctttCCCGCGGTCTGTTCTCGTTGCGGACGTGCTCGCGGACAGCCCTCCTACCCTTTTTATCTCAATGGCAGATGGTAGTGTCATCACTTACTCGTTCAAGACGGATGACTACTCCTTGAGCCACATGAATAAATTAATTCTTGGGTCTGAGCAACCAACGTTCAAGAAGCTGCCGAGGGGCGACGGGCTTTACAATGTCTTTGCGACATGCGAGAATCCGAGCCTGATTTATGGCTCTGAAGGCCGCATTATATACTCTGCAGTAAATTCAGAGGGAGCTTCCCGCGTCTGTCATTTTAACTCGGAGGCTTATCCTGGGTCTATTGCAGTGGCTACACTACACGAGCTCAAGATCGCTCTGGTCGACCGGGAGAGGACGACACAGATCCAGACGCTGCAAATCGGTGCAACCGTACGTAGAGTCGCTTATTCACCTTCGGAAAAGGCGTTCGGTATCGGAACAATAGAGCGTAAACTTGCAGACGGGGCGGAAATTGTCACAAGCCGATTTATGCTCGCTGATGAAGTTTTGTTTCGACAGCTAGATTCATTTGAGTTGAGACCAGAGGAGATAGTGGAAAGCGTGATTCGCGCGGAATTCCCGGCGGGCAAGGACGAGAATGGACGTGAAATGACTAAGGATCGGTTCGTCGTTGGAACGGCgtatcttgatgatgaaggggaAGAGTCGATTCGAGGTCGGATACTAATGTTTGAGATTGACAATGGCCGGAAACTGACAAAGGTCGCCGAATTACCTGTTAAGGGGGCATGTCGTGCCCTGGCTATGCTGGGAGACAAGATTGTAGCCGCACTTGTCAAGACG ATCGTTATGTATAAGGTGGTGAACAACAATTTCGGTACAATGAAATTGGAAAAGCTTGCCAGTTTCAGAACCTCAACCGCGCCGGTGGATGTGACCGTGGTAGGCAACGTGATTGTGGTTTCAGATCTCATGAAGAGTGTATGTCTTCTGGAATtcaaggaaggggaaaacgGCCTTCCTGATTCATTAACGGAAGTGGCTCGCCACTTCCAAACCGTTTGGGCCACGGGAGTCGCCTGCATCGATAAGGACACTTTCCTAGAGAGTGATGCGGAAGGAAACTTGATCGTCCTCCGTCGCAACCTTGCTGGagttgaagaggacgatAGGCGCCGGTTAGAAGTAACCAGTGAAATCTCCCTAGGCGAAATGGTCAACCGCATTCGACCAGTTAACATTCAACAATTGGCAAGCGTCACGGTTACTCCACGAGCCTTCCTAGGCACG GTTGAGGGCTCCATTTACCTGTTCGCCATAATCAATCCAGAACATCAGGACTTCCTAATGCGTCTGCAAGCGACAATGGCGGGCAAGGTTGAGTCCCTGGGTGAGATGCCATTCAACGAATTCCGTGGATTCCGCAGTATGGTTCGAGAAGCAACGGAACCATACCGTTTTGTGGATGGCGAGTTGATCGAACAGTTCTTGAATTGTGAGCCTGAGTTGCAGGAGGAAATTGTCAATTCAGTGGGCATGATGAATGTCCACGAGGTGAAGGTTATGATAGAAGCATTGAGGCGATTGCACTAG
- a CDS encoding uncharacterized protein (predicted protein) codes for MKRVGFNRWTKVTLSVIGYIIIRPYIEAWFKKMSERDRKKMQEKEKAKREAQGGKKAKVSANTLRGGASGGGKVLGEVENTDDEIEDGEDFATASGVPEWTKNARKRQKKYMKSLKEAEANANKLSQDQIMELLDWSDSENEKKDA; via the exons ATGAAAAGGG TGGGCTTCAACCGCTGGACGAAGGTCACACTCTCGGTGATCGGTTACATTATAATTCGTCCATATATCGAAGCCTGGTTTAAGAAAATGAGTGAACGCGATCGcaagaagatgcaggagaaggaaaaggccaagaggGAGGCACAAGGAGGCAAGAAGGCTAAGGTTTCGGCCAATACACTGCGAGGTGGTGCTAGCGGAGGCGGAAAGGTGCTCGGAGAGGTCGAGAATACCGATGACGAGAttgaggatggagaagactTTGCGACTGCCAGCGGAGTGCCGGAGTGGACAAAGAATGCGAGAAAGAGGCAGAAAAAGTACATGAAGAGTCTGAAGGAGGCAGAGGCGAACGCGAATAAGTTGTCCCAGGATCAGATTATGGAATTGTTGGATTGGAGTGATTcggaaaatgagaagaaggacgcCTGA
- a CDS encoding uncharacterized protein (threonine dehydrogenase and related Zn-dependent dehydrogenases) yields the protein MEAVRFHGPRDIQVETIDEPICGKGQVKIRPAFVGLCGSDIHEYTGGPVLIPQEPHNITGRSYPVTLGHEFSGIVEEVGEGVTHVSPGQRVVVRPTIFDRQCTACKRGYEYCCENIGFIGLSGYGGGLAKYHVAPAEHFYPIPDNVSLEAAALTEPLAVAWHAVNLSPFKMGDNVMVVGGGPVGIGIVQVLKLQGAKNIMVSELYEKRRKFAIEYGATHTFDPDQEDVTQRVMEVTDSIGADVIFDAAGVEKALNGAISACRTHGTIVNVAVWEKKPAIPVNDLMYNEVNYTGSALYDEGSFEAVIKALGYGQLKPEKMITSKIKLNETVEKGFETLVNDREDHCKILIDVQA from the exons ATGGAAGCGGTCCGCTTCCATGGACCCCGCGACATCCAGGTGGAAACAATAGATGAGCCTATTTGTGGCAAAGGGCAAGTAAAG ATCCGACCAGCTTTCGTCGGACTCTGTGGCAGTG ACATCCATGAGTATACCGGTGGTCCCGTATTGATACCCCAAGAACCCCATAATATTACTGGACGTTCATATCCAGTTACACTTGGTCATGAATTCAGCGGTATCgtcgaagaagtcggagaAGGAGTAACGCATGTGTCTCCAGGACAGCGGGTCGTCGTACGTCCGACCATCTTTGACCGACAATGCACGGCATGCAAACGTGGCTACGAATACTGCTGCGAGAATATAGGGTTTATTGGGCTTTCTG GGTACGGCGGCGGGTTGGCAAAGTACCATGTCGCACCGGCAGAACACTTCTACCCAATCCCTGACAACGTATCTCTTGAAGCAGCAGCCTTGACCGAGCCACTGGCAGTTGCCTGGCACGCTGTCAATCTATCACCATTCAAGATGGGCGATAATGTCATGGTGGTAGGGGGTGGGCCAGTTGGGATTGGCATTGTGCAGGTGTTGAAGTTGCAAGGCGCCAAGAATATCATGGTATCAGAGCTCTATGAGAAGCGTAGGAAGTTTGCGATTGAATACGGTGCTACGCATACCTTTGATCCGGACCAGGAGGATGTGACGCAGAGGGTCATGGAAGTGACGGATAGTATAGGCGCCGATGTTAtctttgatgctgctggTGTGGAAAAGGCATTGAATGGTGCCATCAGTGCGTGTCGCACACATGGTACAATCGTTAATGTTGCggtgtgggagaagaaaccagctATTCCCGTGAACGACTTGATGTACAACGAAGTTAATTATACCGGGTCAGCATTGTACGACGAAGGCTCCTTCGAAGCTGTTATCAAGGCCCTTGGATATG GTCAATTGAAACCAGAAAAGATGATTACGTCGAAGATAAAGTTGAATGAGACGGTGGAAAAGGGATTCGAAACCCTGGTCAACGACCGCGAGGACCACTGCAAGATCCTAATCGACGTGCAGGCATGA
- a CDS encoding uncharacterized protein (predicted protein), with protein sequence MGSGGVVLRFFNLAIRVLQFLDGAVILGIFSYFLAVLSRHDQNIPQWMKATEGLSGAATLYGLLGILFTCCLGGVAFFAAVAVVLDVCFVGAMVAIAIMTRNGTQQCSGRVDTPLGSGESNAESPSKVKYEFACELQKVTFAVAIIGIFFFLVSILFQVLYARHHKREKRFGPSPANDYTYGTRPRAFWRRKKNNPDAASADDMLPTHPTPQDVELGPSQEKPSGFGGFFSRNKDTAQAPPSAPQNGYGYGNSAYTGNY encoded by the exons ATGGGGTCTGGCGGCGTTGTTCTCCGCTTCTTTAATTTAGCAATCCGCGTCCTCCAGTTCCTCGACGGCGCTGTAATTCTAGGAATTTTCTCCTACTTTTTAGCTGTCCTCAGTCGCCATGACCAAAACATCCCTCAGTGGATGAAAGCTACCGAGGGTCTGTCGGGTGCGGCGACCCTTTACGGATTATTAGGCATCCTCTTCACCTGCTGCTTGGGAGGAGTCGCATTTTTCGCCGCTGTGGCCGTTGTTCTCGATGTCTGCTTTGTCGGGGCCATGGTCGCTATTGCGATCATGACTCGCAATGGCACACAGCAATGCAGCGGGCGAGTCGATACGCCTTTGGGGTCAGGCGAGAGCAACGCAGAATCGCCATCTAAAGTGAAATACGAGTTCGCCTGTGAACTCCAGAAAGTCACATTCGCCGTCGCGATCATCGGAAT cttcttcttcttggtttccattctctttcaAGTCCTCTACGCTCGTCACCACAAGCGTGAGAAGCGTTTTGGACCTTCCCCGGCCAACGATTACACGTATGGTACCCGTCCTCGTGCTTTCTGGCGtcgcaagaagaacaacccAGATGCCGCCAGCGCCGACGATATGCTCCCAACCCATCCTACTCCTCAGGACGTTGAATTAGGACCTTCCCAGGAGAAGCCCAGTGGctttggtggtttcttctctcggAACAAAGATACCGCTCAGGCCCCCCCGAGTGCGCCACAGAACGGTTATGGCTACGGAAACTCCGCCTATACGGGCAACTACTAA
- a CDS encoding putative extracellular protein (predicted protein) translates to MKGLAFVCGLLATSVSAHMQMSKPYPIRSPLNKDADGEKDYSYTNPLSTSGSDYPCKGYANDPFNSVATYSPGQEYEIELQGSATHGGGSCQIGLSYDKGKTFHVIHSILGGCPIEKKYKFTVPSDAPNGEALLSWTWFNKVGNREMYMNCAQVTIGGAAKLAQTNALSRRDSFDSLPEIFQANNNGPGQCTTTEGEEVNFPLPGPSKEGSLSGKGYTCKSSAPFLGDSTSAASGTSSAAHAPKSSAHKFGSASASATPSSKVASAFGSPSSLHGAFATPSPSQPGRVDSHPLKHHESSQENCRDGSIICSEDGQTWSMCTFGHPTFMGPVAAGMRCRHGAMHRVW, encoded by the coding sequence ATGAAGGGTCTCGCTTTTGTGTGTGGCCTCCTGGCTACATCTGTGTCTGCCCACATGCAAATGTCGAAACCATATCCGATTCGGAGTCCGTTGAACAAGGATGCAGATGGCGAGAAGGACTATTCATACACAAACCCGCTGTCTACAAGTGGCTCTGACTACCCTTGCAAAGGATACGCTAACGACCCATTCAACTCTGTCGCCACATACAGTCCAGGCCAGGAGTACGAGATCGAATTGCAAGGTAGCGCAACACACGGTGGGGGTTCGTGCCAGATCGGACTCTCTtatgacaaaggaaagacTTTCCATGTGATTCACTCCATTCTTGGAGGGTGCCCaattgaaaagaaatacAAGTTCACAGTCCCCAGCGATGCGCCAAATGGGGAGGCTTTGTTGTCCTGGACGTGGTTTAACAAGGTCGGTAACCGCGAGATGTACATGAACTGTGCACAGGTCACAATTGGCGGTGCTGCGAAACTTGCACAAACAAACGCTCTCTCTCGTCGTGACAGCTTCGACAGTCTcccggagatcttccaggccaacaacaatggacCAGGCCAATGCACCACCACTGAGGGTGAGGAAGTGAATTTCCCACTACCGGGTCCCTCTAAAGAGGGAAGCCTCTCTGGCAAGGGCTACACATGCAAGAGTTCCGCTCCTTTCCTGGGTGATTCCACGTCCGCAGCCAGTGGTACTAGCTCTGCTGCCCACGCCCCTAAGAGCTCTGCTCACAAGTTCGGCTCCGCTTCTGCGTCCGCGACACCTTCCAGCAAGGTCGCTTCTGCCTTCGGCAGTCCGTCCTCCCTTCATGGCGCTTTTGCCACGCCATCCCCCTCGCAGCCAGGGCGCGTCGACTCGCACCCCCTCAAGCACCACGAGTCGAGCCAGGAAAACTGCAGAGACGGTAGCATTATCTGCAGTGAAGACGGCCAAACCTGGTCTATGTGCACCTTCGGTCATCCTACCTTCATGGGTCCTGTTGCCGCCGGCATGCGCTGCCGCCACGGCGCCATGCACCGCGTGTGGTGA